In Mustela nigripes isolate SB6536 chromosome 10, MUSNIG.SB6536, whole genome shotgun sequence, one DNA window encodes the following:
- the VASH2 gene encoding tubulinyl-Tyr carboxypeptidase 2 isoform X7 has product METAKEMTRESLPIKCLEAVILGIYLTNGQPSIERFPISFKTYFSGNYFHHVVLGIYCNGRYGSLGMSRRAELMDKPLTFRTLSDLIFDFEDSYKKYLHTVKKVKIGLYVPHEPHSFQPIEWKQLVLNVSKMLRADIRKELEKYARDMRMKILKPASAHSPTQVRSRGKSLSPRRRQASPPRRLGRRDKSRGKRPRLCPQRTALRLPQLAGSGITGARGDRGARAEKKMQGRVTQGGQEGRKPQAPPSLSRSQLPPLPQTRARDTLLPRGVSGGEQLLSFYSKQAFLQVILIW; this is encoded by the exons ATGGAAACAGCGAAAGAAATGACTCGGGAGTCCTTGCCTATCAAATGCCTTGAAGCTGTCATCCTGGGGAT ATACTTAACCAATGGACAGCCTTCCATCGAGCGATTCCCCATCAGCTTTAAAACCTACTTCTCAGGAAACTATTTTCACCATGTTGTGCTGGGGATTTACTGCAATGGCCGCTACGGCTCACTGGGCATGAGCCGAAGGGCTGAGCTGATGGACAAGCCGTTGACCTTTCGAACTCTGAGTGACCTCATCTTTGACTTTGAAGACTCCTACAAGAAATACCTGCACACAGTCAAGAAGGTCAAGATTGGGCTGTACGTCCCCCATGAGCCTCATAGCTTCCAGCCCATTGAGTGGAAGCAGCTGGTCCTCAATGTCTCCAAGATGTTAAGGGCTGACAtaaggaaggagctggagaaatacGCCAGGGACATGAGAATGAAG ATCCTGAAACCTGCAAGTGCCCATTCTCCAACCCAAGTGAGAAGCCGGGGGAAATCCCTGTCCCCCCGAAGGAGACAGGCGAGCCCCCCAAGACGGCTCGGCAGGAGAGACAAGTC CCGAGGCAAGCGACCACGCCTGTGCCCGCAGAGGACAGCTCTTAGACTGCCGCAGTT GGCTGGGTCGGGGATCACAGGGGCTCGAGGGGACAGAGGAGCAAGggctgaaaagaaaatgcaaggcCGCGTGACCCAGGGAGGACAAGAAGGACGGAAGCCCcaagcccctccctccctctccagatCCCAGCTTCCGCCATTGCCACAGACTAGAGCCCGGGACACCCTGCTTCCTAGAGGTGTGTCTGGGGGAGAACAGCTTCTCAGCTTCTACAGCAAGCAGGCTTTTCTCCAGGTAATCTTGATTTGGTGA